In Bifidobacterium sp. ESL0775, the following are encoded in one genomic region:
- a CDS encoding glycoside hydrolase family 2 TIM barrel-domain containing protein translates to MQATPFNDSWAYRHLDSNETFTPVTLPHDAMLYEPRLENAPGGTNTGWFDGRDYEYIRHFKPGEDLRGGTIILEFEGVYRLAEVFVNGQKAGSCDYGYTGFTVDITDLVTLGEDNEIRVVAHNADQPNSRWYSGAGIYRPVTLWAGPREHIRFEGIGVRTISTNPARIEITLQATGPGKAHVEIFERKGDADASMATTSRTFPATRSVPMSKGITKGASESTPTIASTDCETDDDGKASVTIDIPDAKLWSPEHPDLYTCQVSYQAAKDGKPTAGHTTNTTVATAAGTNAVTAGDTATGTAADTAGDTAADTAAETTTDTASTTFGVRTLAWGDSGFLINGKRTIMQGACIHHTNGILGAAAFPDTERRKVQELKAQGYNAIRSAHNPCSKAFLKACDELGMLVLDEYIDHWYIHKTLYDYVDYFSANWRKDLTAMVSKDRNHPSVIMYSIGNEVSETAEKKGIALTRSMVNLLHTLDSSRPVTCGINIFFNFLSSIGFGVYSDDKARKEVEAESGERAPKLSREDIVPGACVTPGAQNGQAKPKHKAVGSEFFNNLAGIMGADFMKTGATLHVCDVKTRDAFAQLDIAGYNYGIKRYRKDLQRYPHRLILGSETFCSDAYRFREMAKENPRLIGDFVWAGMDYMGETSVGAWEYEDYAPAENGFGWLTAGSGRLDLTGRVTGEALYTRVALEKSQGPYLAVRPVNHTGDKHSPSAWKMTDAMPSWSWESCEGRKANVEVYARAASVALILNGQEIGRKPLRNDCLARFSCTYQPGILEAISFDENGKEIGRCTLTSAQGATRLTASLEPESGFEESQSLSTDTPERKQNNASVACQPGHLAYVRVRYTGINGITKPLERGTLSAKVNAGRLVAFGSAAPYNPDSFFTGNTDTYYGEALAIIELPDATDGQQSDGEKLPVILNVTDGKLETSLAITIV, encoded by the coding sequence ATGCAAGCCACACCATTCAACGATTCTTGGGCCTACAGGCATTTGGACAGCAACGAGACGTTTACGCCGGTGACCTTGCCGCATGATGCCATGCTTTACGAGCCGCGTCTGGAGAACGCCCCGGGTGGGACCAACACTGGGTGGTTCGACGGACGCGATTATGAATATATCCGCCATTTCAAGCCCGGCGAAGACCTGCGCGGTGGCACCATCATTCTTGAGTTCGAAGGCGTCTACCGGCTCGCTGAGGTCTTCGTCAACGGCCAAAAAGCCGGCTCATGCGACTACGGGTACACCGGGTTCACGGTTGACATCACCGACCTGGTCACCTTGGGCGAGGACAACGAAATCCGGGTGGTGGCCCACAACGCCGACCAGCCCAACTCCCGCTGGTATTCCGGTGCGGGCATCTACCGTCCGGTGACCCTTTGGGCAGGGCCGCGCGAGCATATCCGTTTCGAAGGCATCGGGGTACGTACGATATCGACGAATCCGGCGAGAATCGAAATCACGCTGCAGGCCACCGGCCCGGGCAAGGCGCATGTTGAAATCTTTGAAAGAAAAGGCGATGCCGACGCATCAATGGCCACTACGTCACGGACGTTTCCAGCAACACGCTCTGTGCCGATGTCCAAAGGTATTACAAAAGGAGCTTCTGAGTCAACGCCGACAATAGCGTCCACGGATTGCGAAACCGATGACGATGGCAAGGCAAGCGTCACGATCGACATTCCCGATGCGAAATTGTGGAGCCCTGAGCATCCTGATCTCTACACCTGCCAAGTAAGCTATCAGGCCGCAAAAGACGGCAAGCCTACCGCGGGTCACACTACTAATACCACTGTCGCAACCGCCGCCGGTACCAACGCCGTAACCGCCGGGGATACGGCCACTGGCACCGCCGCCGACACCGCTGGAGATACCGCCGCCGACACCGCCGCAGAGACTACCACCGACACCGCCAGCACGACTTTCGGCGTGCGCACACTGGCTTGGGGCGATAGCGGATTCCTTATCAACGGCAAACGCACCATCATGCAAGGCGCCTGCATCCACCACACCAACGGCATACTGGGAGCCGCCGCGTTCCCCGATACGGAACGTCGCAAGGTCCAAGAGCTGAAAGCCCAAGGCTACAATGCCATACGTTCGGCCCACAACCCGTGTTCCAAAGCGTTTCTCAAGGCCTGCGACGAGCTGGGCATGCTTGTTCTGGACGAATACATCGACCACTGGTACATCCACAAAACCCTTTACGATTATGTCGATTATTTCTCGGCCAATTGGCGCAAGGACCTGACGGCCATGGTCTCGAAGGACCGCAACCATCCCAGCGTCATCATGTATTCGATCGGCAATGAAGTCAGCGAGACCGCCGAGAAGAAAGGCATCGCGTTGACCCGTTCCATGGTGAACCTGTTGCATACCTTGGATTCCAGCCGACCGGTGACGTGCGGAATCAATATTTTCTTCAATTTCCTCAGCTCGATCGGGTTCGGCGTCTATTCCGACGACAAGGCGCGCAAAGAGGTCGAAGCGGAATCCGGAGAACGCGCCCCGAAACTTTCTCGAGAGGACATCGTTCCGGGAGCATGCGTGACTCCCGGAGCCCAAAACGGACAAGCAAAACCCAAACACAAAGCCGTGGGCAGCGAGTTCTTCAATAATCTCGCGGGAATCATGGGCGCCGATTTCATGAAAACCGGAGCCACGCTACACGTCTGCGACGTCAAGACCCGCGACGCCTTCGCACAGCTCGATATCGCAGGTTATAACTACGGCATCAAACGTTATCGAAAAGACCTACAACGCTATCCGCATCGGCTCATCCTCGGTTCCGAAACGTTCTGTAGCGACGCCTATCGGTTCCGCGAAATGGCCAAAGAGAACCCACGGCTTATCGGAGACTTCGTATGGGCAGGCATGGATTATATGGGCGAAACCAGCGTCGGAGCCTGGGAATACGAGGATTACGCCCCTGCGGAAAACGGTTTCGGCTGGCTCACCGCCGGCTCGGGCCGCCTCGACTTGACGGGAAGGGTGACAGGTGAGGCGCTATACACCCGCGTCGCGCTTGAAAAGAGCCAAGGCCCCTATCTCGCGGTACGGCCGGTGAACCACACAGGCGACAAACATTCCCCAAGCGCTTGGAAAATGACCGACGCCATGCCTTCCTGGAGCTGGGAAAGCTGCGAAGGACGCAAGGCGAACGTGGAAGTCTATGCGCGCGCAGCGAGCGTCGCCCTGATCCTGAACGGACAGGAAATCGGTCGAAAACCATTGCGCAACGACTGCTTGGCACGTTTCAGTTGCACTTACCAACCCGGAATTCTCGAAGCCATAAGCTTCGACGAAAACGGCAAGGAAATCGGTCGGTGCACCTTGACCAGCGCCCAAGGTGCGACCAGACTCACTGCTTCTCTGGAGCCCGAAAGCGGTTTTGAAGAATCACAATCCCTTTCGACGGACACACCGGAACGCAAGCAAAACAACGCTTCCGTCGCCTGCCAACCCGGACATCTGGCATACGTACGCGTGCGCTATACCGGTATCAACGGAATCACCAAACCGCTAGAACGCGGCACATTAAGCGCCAAAGTCAACGCTGGCCGTCTGGTTGCATTCGGATCTGCCGCCCCTTACAATCCAGACAGCTTCTTCACTGGCAACACCGACACTTACTATGGCGAAGCTTTAGCCATTATCGAACTGCCCGACGCAACTGACGGCCAACAATCCGATGGCGAAAAATTGCCAGTCATCCTGAACGTCACCGACGGCAAGTTGGAAACCAGCCTCGCCATCACAATCGTGTAG
- a CDS encoding serine/threonine protein kinase, which translates to MSDLNALDLEPGEIVGGYTLISRLGGGAMGSVWRVRDDGGQVYAMKILRDSLKDDGETGGSYQNDDISAENNSGSYTDVNSVNGSTGYDSTGNNAAGNGYGASGYGQNNGNVGAGNTSQPHHHHSHDPHVTARERMRREAVAMRKINHPGVCAIVDMELDDSLAFIVTELIEGKNLRDDVAANGRYVGDDLQRLASKLIDAVRAVHAQGIIHRDIKPTNVMVSASGPVLVDFGIAMTAGESHVTRTGLVMGTPGFIAPEIIDGAESNEATDWWSLASVIAFAATGRPVFGSKPMMAVLEREASGNANLAGLPPNTLNALRSALDPDPAKRCSPDQLLQAISLDALNPFANGELDDEDDGIGNEPVLGAGNFGNTLGAGNPDNPDNPASDTPNGTAQGVVPPFGQRPRTDPTPPNKASNSLRTSWTDNPAGSPTQSLGSPQPQLRGSTRAMPRPTGNRQPAGNRQAPSTQTLRGQDQPEAGSPAATTPDETVTEALPSPSAQDLTATSAMPQNSGPATATMPLDTDMTRGMEPTSTLPTSNPPAAQQSEAGTMPLAVSPAMQTLQPLDPSRQAQPVSYAPYIYGPGQPNMQVAAAPQPLEPIANPADVRRGKLISRSRLPLWLATVPLALLAATAPLVSLCCAAALVWLLLTLGYSEEAQLEREGKRGGIRKKSDMALRVASLPWHVLKALVFAIVRALGMALIADVAPIVVSLVSGLPTKMVDIVIGSWRIPFPLSADLSLSYSSAALAIFMAAAWLITAFGPKTTILRIGAGRLRGMKPEPGTGDPAMTALPESAAPPSDEYLGTEDELDDEAEDIEETAKTMHHLTWRWILLILWIILTLAALALALTNRQIDWVPLPNPQL; encoded by the coding sequence ATGAGCGACTTGAACGCGTTGGACTTGGAACCCGGGGAGATCGTCGGCGGATACACGCTGATCTCGCGACTGGGCGGCGGCGCGATGGGCTCGGTCTGGCGGGTGCGCGACGACGGCGGACAGGTCTACGCGATGAAGATTTTGCGGGATTCGCTCAAGGACGATGGCGAAACCGGCGGCAGCTACCAAAACGACGACATATCCGCGGAAAACAATTCCGGGAGTTACACAGACGTCAACAGCGTCAACGGCTCCACGGGTTACGATTCCACAGGCAACAATGCAGCCGGCAATGGATATGGCGCTTCCGGGTACGGCCAGAACAACGGGAACGTGGGCGCAGGTAATACATCACAACCGCACCATCACCACAGCCACGACCCACACGTCACGGCCCGCGAGCGCATGCGGCGCGAGGCGGTGGCGATGCGCAAGATCAACCATCCCGGGGTCTGCGCCATCGTCGACATGGAACTTGATGATTCCCTCGCTTTCATCGTCACGGAACTGATCGAGGGCAAGAATCTGCGCGACGACGTGGCGGCGAACGGGCGGTACGTCGGCGATGACCTGCAGCGCCTCGCCTCCAAACTCATCGACGCCGTGCGCGCGGTGCACGCGCAGGGCATCATTCACCGCGACATCAAGCCGACCAACGTCATGGTCTCGGCTTCGGGCCCCGTCTTGGTGGACTTCGGCATCGCCATGACCGCCGGCGAAAGCCACGTCACGCGCACCGGCTTGGTGATGGGCACGCCCGGCTTCATCGCCCCAGAAATCATCGACGGCGCGGAAAGCAATGAGGCCACGGACTGGTGGTCGCTCGCCAGCGTCATCGCCTTCGCCGCCACCGGCCGGCCGGTGTTCGGCAGCAAACCGATGATGGCCGTGCTCGAACGCGAGGCCAGCGGCAACGCCAACCTCGCCGGCCTGCCACCAAACACACTCAACGCCCTGCGCAGCGCGCTCGACCCGGACCCAGCCAAACGTTGCAGCCCGGACCAACTGCTGCAAGCCATTTCGCTCGACGCCTTGAACCCCTTCGCCAACGGCGAATTGGATGACGAGGACGACGGCATCGGCAATGAACCAGTTCTTGGAGCCGGCAATTTCGGTAATACACTGGGCGCCGGGAATCCCGACAATCCCGATAATCCCGCTTCCGATACGCCCAATGGCACGGCACAAGGGGTGGTGCCCCCTTTTGGCCAAAGGCCTCGAACTGATCCGACTCCGCCGAACAAAGCCTCGAATAGCCTTCGAACCTCATGGACGGATAATCCCGCCGGATCCCCCACGCAATCACTTGGCTCCCCGCAACCGCAATTACGCGGCTCGACGCGGGCCATGCCGCGACCCACCGGCAATCGGCAACCCGCCGGCAATCGGCAAGCCCCGTCAACGCAAACGCTACGCGGACAGGATCAGCCGGAAGCGGGAAGCCCGGCTGCAACAACCCCAGACGAGACCGTGACCGAGGCACTGCCCAGCCCTTCGGCGCAGGACCTCACGGCGACGTCCGCGATGCCGCAAAACAGCGGCCCAGCAACGGCGACAATGCCGCTTGATACCGACATGACGCGCGGCATGGAACCGACGTCAACGCTGCCCACCTCGAACCCGCCCGCCGCACAACAAAGCGAGGCTGGCACGATGCCGCTCGCCGTGTCACCGGCGATGCAGACGCTGCAGCCCCTTGACCCCAGCCGGCAAGCCCAACCCGTGTCGTACGCACCCTATATATACGGTCCCGGCCAACCGAACATGCAGGTGGCCGCAGCGCCCCAGCCGTTGGAACCAATCGCGAACCCCGCGGACGTACGGCGCGGCAAGCTGATCTCAAGGTCCAGGTTGCCGCTATGGCTCGCCACGGTCCCGCTCGCGCTGCTTGCCGCCACGGCTCCGTTGGTATCGCTTTGCTGCGCCGCGGCCCTCGTCTGGCTCCTGCTCACGCTCGGCTACAGTGAGGAGGCCCAGCTCGAGCGCGAGGGCAAGCGCGGCGGCATCCGCAAGAAATCCGACATGGCGTTGCGTGTGGCGAGCCTGCCCTGGCATGTCCTCAAAGCCCTGGTCTTCGCCATCGTGCGCGCGCTGGGCATGGCGCTTATCGCCGATGTGGCGCCGATCGTGGTCAGCCTCGTCTCCGGCCTGCCCACGAAGATGGTCGATATCGTCATCGGCTCGTGGCGCATCCCGTTCCCCCTGTCCGCGGACCTTTCGCTCTCGTATTCCAGCGCGGCGCTCGCGATATTCATGGCCGCGGCATGGCTCATCACCGCCTTTGGCCCGAAAACGACGATATTGCGCATCGGCGCGGGACGCCTGCGCGGGATGAAGCCCGAACCTGGTACCGGCGACCCAGCGATGACGGCCTTGCCTGAATCCGCCGCACCGCCAAGCGATGAATACCTTGGAACCGAAGACGAGCTGGATGACGAAGCCGAGGATATCGAAGAAACCGCCAAAACCATGCACCACCTGACGTGGCGCTGGATCCTGCTGATCCTATGGATCATCCTCACCTTGGCGGCCTTGGCACTGGCCCTGACGAACCGCCAGATCGACTGGGTTCCCCTGCCCAATCCGCAGTTGTAA
- a CDS encoding thioredoxin domain-containing protein, giving the protein MAQQGTSKSQKRKARAKRQAEQEALERAQAEEAAKERKQQTIIGGIVVAVIVVLVAVIAIVTLHSVHKKAQVQKVSNSTSYSALQKVKVKPTVVDDKGGILISKDGYGKKLDKAPTVEIYMDPLCPGCGSLHRQIDGDLDKLVDAGQINLVYHPMNFLDQDSTDQYSTRAAGAILYVASHDANAEHLMGFVSNLYNKDYQPEEGPDYKATGNDKIKEQALKASVAEDVIDKAFDGRYNKWLTASYNYTITRKELQNQSGQNKGSMSTPAVTINGTLIDQSEISQLNIPQEQALLKSLGLKDSQVGERGVMPKIGGTGAPQSLQ; this is encoded by the coding sequence ATGGCACAACAGGGCACAAGTAAGTCGCAGAAGCGCAAGGCGCGGGCGAAGCGCCAGGCCGAGCAGGAGGCGCTTGAGCGCGCGCAGGCCGAGGAAGCCGCGAAGGAACGCAAGCAGCAGACCATTATCGGGGGCATCGTCGTCGCCGTCATCGTGGTGCTTGTCGCCGTCATCGCCATCGTCACGCTTCACTCTGTCCACAAGAAAGCGCAAGTGCAGAAGGTGTCGAACAGCACTTCGTACAGCGCCCTGCAAAAGGTGAAGGTCAAGCCCACCGTGGTCGACGACAAGGGCGGCATCCTCATCTCCAAGGACGGCTACGGCAAGAAGCTCGACAAGGCCCCGACCGTCGAGATCTACATGGACCCGCTGTGCCCCGGCTGCGGCTCGCTGCACCGCCAGATCGACGGCGACCTCGACAAGCTCGTCGACGCCGGCCAGATCAACCTGGTCTACCATCCGATGAACTTCCTCGACCAAGATTCCACCGACCAATATTCCACGCGCGCCGCGGGGGCCATCCTCTACGTCGCCAGCCACGACGCCAACGCCGAGCATCTGATGGGCTTCGTCAGCAACCTTTACAACAAGGACTACCAGCCAGAAGAGGGCCCGGATTACAAGGCGACCGGCAACGACAAGATCAAGGAACAGGCGCTTAAGGCCAGTGTCGCCGAGGATGTCATCGACAAGGCGTTCGACGGCCGGTACAACAAGTGGCTCACCGCCTCGTACAATTACACGATCACCCGCAAGGAGCTGCAGAACCAGAGCGGGCAGAACAAGGGCAGCATGAGCACGCCGGCAGTCACCATCAACGGCACACTCATCGACCAGAGCGAGATCTCCCAGCTGAACATCCCGCAGGAGCAGGCCCTGCTGAAGTCGTTGGGGCTTAAGGACTCGCAGGTCGGCGAGCGCGGCGTGATGCCGAAGATCGGCGGCACGGGAGCCCCTCAATCGTTGCAGTAG
- a CDS encoding G5 domain-containing protein has protein sequence MARRWTPRRFVTLRRIRVALCAGVVLVASIVFFAITARKTVALNINGETRTVTTYSASVPRLLESQGVKTKTHDFIDSTDEKAGLKNHDVVTVRSAYQATIDIEGQEVPFWTYATSADQLLGFFKSNDQNAAKVSVNVGNVYNQLTGGFVINKAGPVTVIADGKTSVAPNGKLTAASILDSKNITIGKEDRVSVSVENGQTILRVQRVTHGQETKDVALPFATRTVVDSSLQPGQTEVRQVGQNGNKQQIYDVTYVDGQAESSTLKSETVTQAAIDQVVAVGPAAPATPAPSTGSGSGSSSDGNSGGNDSGNNSNGNSTPAPAQPSTPSAPAQNPAPTPAPTPSPAPAPAPAPAPAPAPTPTPPSSGGSVLWHPSPAAAQIYARGAAAQYGWTGQQYNDLVTLWNKESGWRWNAGNPSSTAYGIPQSLYYAGAAPDWRDNGATQIQWGLNYIKTRFDYGSPSAAWQKWLSRCKPPYSGFGGWY, from the coding sequence ATGGCACGTCGATGGACTCCGCGGCGTTTTGTGACGTTGCGCAGGATTCGCGTGGCGCTTTGCGCAGGGGTGGTGTTGGTGGCCAGCATCGTCTTTTTCGCGATCACCGCTCGCAAAACCGTGGCGCTGAACATCAACGGCGAGACCAGAACCGTCACCACCTATTCGGCCTCCGTCCCCAGGCTCCTTGAATCGCAAGGCGTCAAAACCAAAACCCACGATTTCATCGATTCCACCGACGAGAAGGCCGGCCTCAAGAACCACGACGTGGTCACGGTGCGCAGCGCCTATCAGGCCACCATCGACATCGAGGGACAGGAAGTGCCCTTCTGGACCTACGCCACCAGCGCCGACCAGCTGCTCGGCTTCTTCAAGTCCAATGACCAGAACGCCGCGAAGGTGTCGGTCAACGTCGGCAACGTCTATAACCAACTCACCGGCGGATTCGTCATCAACAAGGCCGGCCCCGTCACCGTCATCGCGGACGGCAAGACCTCCGTCGCGCCGAACGGCAAGCTTACGGCCGCTTCGATTCTCGATTCCAAGAACATCACCATCGGCAAAGAGGACCGCGTCAGCGTCAGCGTCGAGAACGGCCAGACCATCCTGCGTGTCCAACGCGTCACCCACGGCCAGGAGACCAAGGACGTCGCCTTGCCATTCGCCACACGCACCGTGGTCGATTCGAGCCTGCAGCCCGGCCAGACCGAGGTCCGTCAGGTCGGCCAGAACGGTAACAAACAGCAAATCTACGATGTCACCTACGTCGACGGCCAGGCCGAAAGCTCGACCCTGAAATCCGAAACCGTCACGCAGGCGGCGATCGACCAAGTAGTGGCCGTGGGCCCGGCCGCACCCGCCACACCGGCGCCTTCGACCGGTAGCGGCAGCGGGTCGAGTTCTGATGGCAATTCGGGCGGCAACGATTCGGGTAATAACTCGAACGGCAATTCGACTCCCGCCCCCGCGCAACCAAGCACGCCTTCCGCGCCCGCACAGAACCCGGCTCCAACCCCCGCTCCTACCCCGTCTCCGGCTCCAGCTCCAGCTCCTGCTCCGGCCCCGGCTCCCGCGCCGACACCGACGCCTCCAAGCTCAGGCGGCAGCGTCCTGTGGCATCCGTCGCCTGCGGCCGCGCAGATCTACGCCCGGGGGGCGGCGGCGCAATACGGCTGGACCGGCCAGCAATACAACGATCTGGTAACACTTTGGAACAAGGAATCGGGCTGGCGCTGGAACGCCGGCAATCCCAGTTCGACCGCGTACGGCATACCCCAGTCTTTGTATTACGCAGGCGCGGCACCCGATTGGCGCGACAATGGGGCGACCCAAATCCAATGGGGTCTCAACTACATCAAGACCCGCTTCGATTACGGCAGCCCGTCGGCCGCATGGCAAAAGTGGCTTTCCCGCTGCAAGCCCCCGTATTCGGGCTTCGGCGGCTGGTACTGA
- the rsmA gene encoding 16S rRNA (adenine(1518)-N(6)/adenine(1519)-N(6))-dimethyltransferase RsmA, which produces MSEHTTDANSLDHNGHLLGAGDVRRIASEAGISPTKKFGQNFVIDPGTVRRIVREAGVGADIRVLEVGPGLGSLTLALLETGAAVTAVEIDPALAARLPETVAEFMPEAAGRLTVVTADAMSLSPETLPEFAPNHQNGNAQSLKTEATSTANNANDGNPFTLVSNLPYNVATPILLTLLERFGNLDHFLVMVQKEVADRLAAKPGSKIYGTPSVKLAWYGHTERVGLVGRNVFWPAPNVDSALVSFTRYGKDDKRNMAAKANREKVFQLIDAAFGQRRKTLHAALKKLVPAEAFAKAGIDPTRRGETLTIGEFTSLAAAI; this is translated from the coding sequence ATGAGTGAACATACGACAGACGCCAATAGCTTGGATCATAACGGTCACCTGCTGGGGGCGGGGGACGTGCGGCGGATCGCGAGCGAGGCGGGGATCAGCCCGACCAAGAAATTCGGGCAGAACTTTGTCATCGATCCGGGAACCGTGCGGCGGATTGTGCGCGAGGCCGGGGTAGGCGCGGATATCCGCGTGCTCGAGGTCGGGCCGGGGCTGGGCTCGCTTACCTTGGCGCTTTTGGAAACCGGAGCCGCCGTCACGGCGGTGGAAATCGACCCAGCACTGGCGGCACGTCTGCCGGAAACCGTCGCCGAATTCATGCCGGAAGCCGCCGGCCGGCTTACCGTCGTCACCGCCGACGCCATGAGCCTGAGTCCTGAGACCCTGCCCGAGTTCGCGCCGAATCATCAAAACGGTAACGCCCAATCCTTGAAAACCGAGGCAACTTCCACGGCCAATAATGCGAATGACGGCAACCCATTCACGCTGGTTTCCAATTTGCCATACAATGTGGCGACGCCGATATTGCTAACATTGCTGGAACGGTTCGGGAACCTTGACCATTTCCTCGTCATGGTGCAGAAAGAGGTGGCCGACCGGCTCGCGGCCAAACCCGGCTCCAAAATCTACGGCACCCCAAGCGTGAAACTGGCGTGGTACGGCCATACCGAACGCGTCGGGCTCGTTGGCCGCAACGTCTTCTGGCCCGCGCCGAACGTCGACTCCGCGTTGGTCTCATTCACCCGGTACGGCAAAGACGACAAACGAAACATGGCCGCAAAAGCCAATCGCGAGAAGGTGTTCCAGCTCATCGACGCCGCCTTCGGCCAGCGCCGCAAGACCCTGCACGCGGCCTTGAAAAAACTGGTGCCAGCCGAGGCGTTCGCAAAAGCCGGTATCGACCCGACCAGGCGTGGCGAGACCCTGACCATCGGCGAATTCACCTCCCTTGCCGCTGCAATCTAG
- a CDS encoding LytR C-terminal domain-containing protein — protein MQQFTDERQARKQYVHHRQVRIFSTIAAVMVVALIASVLVFFHTIGKSNAGVPQAQTNFGAPLVCASNAADKSVTFYQQNGNVKVSVYNGTKSVGFARAVGDALQNRHFNVVSVSNFDSRKVERTTIYYGQNNITQAYTVYANFTDAKLVMDNRTDDVVSVVLGSTFNNLASKESVPAPGSQIKNKDGCTPPDKVNKAKLPADVTRPAAQK, from the coding sequence ATGCAGCAATTTACCGATGAACGCCAGGCACGCAAGCAATATGTGCATCACCGCCAGGTGCGCATATTCTCGACGATTGCGGCGGTCATGGTCGTCGCGCTCATCGCCTCCGTCCTCGTCTTCTTCCACACCATCGGCAAAAGCAACGCCGGCGTGCCGCAGGCGCAAACGAATTTCGGAGCACCGCTGGTCTGCGCCTCCAACGCCGCGGATAAGAGCGTGACCTTCTACCAGCAGAACGGGAATGTGAAGGTCAGCGTTTACAACGGCACGAAATCCGTCGGTTTCGCCAGGGCCGTCGGCGACGCGCTGCAGAACCGGCATTTCAACGTCGTCAGCGTCAGCAATTTCGATTCCCGCAAGGTGGAGCGCACCACCATTTACTACGGGCAGAACAACATCACCCAGGCGTACACGGTCTACGCCAATTTCACCGATGCGAAACTGGTGATGGACAACAGGACGGACGATGTCGTCAGCGTGGTGCTGGGCTCGACGTTCAACAACCTGGCCAGCAAGGAATCAGTGCCGGCGCCGGGCTCTCAAATCAAGAACAAAGACGGTTGCACGCCACCTGATAAGGTCAACAAGGCGAAGCTTCCCGCCGACGTCACCCGTCCAGCCGCCCAAAAGTAG
- a CDS encoding CCA tRNA nucleotidyltransferase: MEFEVWPEAIELGRMFAEQGYELSLVGGPVRDLLLHRKSHDLDFCSSARPEQFEPILKRFGHDGFWDMGRKFGTLGAMRRRKDGTEVKVEVTTYRSDKYDPDSRKPAVEYGDSLEGDLSRRDFTVNAMALRVPDLQFVDPFGGASDLAKGILRTPVDPRQSFEDDPLRMMRAVRFVAQLGFRIEPDTAEAITDMVDRISIVSAERVRDEITKLLLSERPHEGIEALVDSGLADIVLPEIPALKLEIDEHHRHKDVFEHTLMVLDRAIALETGPDGPVPAPDLTLRLAALLHDIGKPATRRFEPHGKVSFHHHDAVGAKMVRKRLKALRFDHHIVSDVSELVNLHLRFHGYVDEPWTDSAVRRYVKDSGHLYERLNRLTRADATTQNKRKALMFSDAMDELEARVKELKEKEDFDAIRPDINGNEIIEILGIAPGPEVGHAYKHMLDYRLDHGPADHDTAVAELKRWASEVGLIAE, from the coding sequence GTGGAGTTTGAGGTGTGGCCTGAGGCCATCGAGCTGGGGCGCATGTTCGCAGAGCAAGGCTACGAGCTTTCGCTGGTGGGCGGGCCCGTGCGCGACCTGCTGCTGCACCGCAAAAGCCATGACCTCGATTTCTGTTCCTCCGCGCGGCCTGAGCAGTTCGAGCCGATTCTGAAGCGGTTCGGCCACGACGGCTTTTGGGATATGGGCCGCAAATTCGGCACGTTGGGCGCGATGCGGCGTCGCAAGGACGGCACCGAAGTCAAGGTCGAAGTCACGACGTACCGCTCCGACAAATACGATCCCGATTCCCGCAAGCCGGCCGTTGAGTACGGCGATTCGCTGGAAGGCGACCTTTCGCGGCGCGATTTCACCGTCAACGCCATGGCTCTGCGTGTGCCCGATCTGCAATTCGTCGACCCGTTCGGCGGGGCTAGCGATTTGGCCAAGGGAATCCTGCGCACGCCGGTCGATCCGCGGCAATCCTTCGAGGACGACCCCTTGCGCATGATGCGTGCGGTGCGCTTCGTCGCCCAGCTCGGCTTCCGTATCGAGCCGGACACCGCCGAGGCCATCACCGACATGGTCGACCGCATCTCCATCGTCTCCGCCGAGCGTGTGCGTGACGAAATCACGAAGCTGCTGCTTTCCGAACGCCCGCACGAGGGCATCGAGGCGCTGGTCGATTCCGGCTTGGCCGATATTGTATTACCTGAAATTCCCGCGCTGAAGCTGGAGATTGACGAGCATCACCGTCATAAGGATGTCTTCGAGCACACGCTGATGGTGCTCGACCGCGCGATCGCTCTGGAAACCGGCCCCGACGGCCCCGTGCCGGCTCCCGACCTGACGTTGCGTTTGGCCGCGCTGCTACACGATATTGGAAAGCCCGCCACGCGTCGCTTCGAGCCGCATGGCAAGGTGAGCTTCCACCATCACGACGCCGTGGGTGCCAAGATGGTGCGCAAGCGTTTGAAGGCGTTGCGTTTCGACCACCATATCGTCTCTGACGTCAGCGAACTGGTGAACCTGCACCTGCGTTTCCACGGCTACGTCGACGAGCCTTGGACGGACTCGGCCGTGCGCCGGTATGTCAAGGATTCCGGCCATCTTTACGAGCGTCTGAACCGCCTGACCCGCGCTGACGCCACCACGCAGAACAAGCGCAAGGCGCTGATGTTCTCGGACGCGATGGACGAGCTCGAGGCCCGCGTCAAAGAGCTCAAGGAGAAGGAGGACTTCGACGCGATTCGCCCGGACATCAACGGCAACGAAATCATCGAAATCCTGGGAATTGCGCCTGGCCCCGAAGTCGGCCACGCCTACAAGCACATGCTCGACTACCGCTTGGATCACGGCCCCGCCGACCACGACACCGCTGTCGCCGAGCTCAAGCGTTGGGCCTCGGAAGTTGGTTTGATCGCCGAATAG